In one Pseudomonas tensinigenes genomic region, the following are encoded:
- a CDS encoding bifunctional diguanylate cyclase/phosphodiesterase gives MDLSSYAAPLPPRQSAVTRRLAFAVGALFVSGVIAAAVALLGIAERLDSEEINKTRFYSARALENRITASKNYITSYAYWTTAYEHLSGQVDTDWAYTEQNLGKTLFTSDGYDGVFVLNRQGTRYAVVRGQMVDAELSAFVQVSATQLLDQVLGQGDLTKPVSRYSLFEGWPALVSAAAIIPNDERPLGDPQTSSVLVFVDKLTPTKLRLIGSGYGLNNLTLAPDETIDPQRPRVPLDSTGYSLVADLERPGQHLLWSLLPPLGATIVVLMLLTAYFFRHALRSSQYVDQSFAVMQTSNQALENANRELEASEERFRAVAEAASDWIWEVDRDLALTYLSARFSEVTGYPQTLWLGQDIGQLLFCDTTPLELWLKKLTEENSASDLRCTYRDHAGQQRHCRLSARPIFAKYAVIGYRGTASDITDEVAAHAQIQHLSMHDALTGLPNRNKLARYLDEALLLKEHAPPLSLLMIDLDNFKPINDSLGHPAGDAVLQEVAVRLRECTREHDIVARLGGDEFIVVLNGMDSPHEIDKFCTRLIGSLHQPVVFEHHPLHIGASIGIALSRRHGYVPSDLIRYADIALYQAKSEGKNTWCYFEAHMSDQIQTRRQMEDDLRHALKHNEFILHYQPRYKVDGKHIVSVEALVRWQHPTKGLLGPDLFIPLAEQTDLIVPLGRWVLREACETALGWPEDILLSVNLSPAQFAVSDVVEDVREVLVQTRFPASRLELEITENVMLNDTDGALTTMNALKELGVRLNMDDFGTGYSSLGYLRAYPFDGIKIDKRFIASISSGTNDRAVVQAIIGLGKAMGLTVTAEGVETEEQLDILGVDQCNEVQGYFMSRPIDKAAFARLLQDSRSATLKAKKGRVT, from the coding sequence ATGGACCTTTCCAGCTATGCAGCCCCGCTTCCACCGCGCCAGAGCGCCGTCACCCGCCGCCTGGCCTTCGCGGTCGGAGCGCTGTTTGTCAGCGGCGTGATTGCGGCGGCGGTCGCTTTGCTGGGTATCGCCGAGCGCCTGGACAGCGAAGAGATCAACAAAACCCGCTTTTACTCGGCTCGCGCGCTGGAAAACCGCATCACTGCCTCGAAAAACTACATCACCAGCTACGCCTACTGGACCACCGCCTATGAGCATTTGAGTGGTCAGGTCGACACCGACTGGGCGTACACCGAGCAGAACCTCGGCAAAACCCTGTTCACCAGTGACGGCTATGACGGCGTGTTCGTCCTCAACCGCCAAGGCACCCGTTACGCGGTAGTGCGCGGGCAAATGGTCGATGCCGAGCTGTCCGCGTTCGTTCAAGTCAGCGCCACGCAGTTACTCGATCAAGTGTTGGGCCAAGGTGATCTGACCAAGCCGGTCAGCCGCTATTCACTGTTCGAAGGCTGGCCGGCGCTGGTGTCGGCGGCAGCGATCATTCCCAACGATGAGCGGCCCCTGGGCGATCCGCAGACCTCTTCGGTGCTGGTCTTCGTCGACAAACTCACGCCGACCAAATTGCGTCTGATTGGCAGCGGTTACGGCTTGAACAACCTGACCCTGGCGCCGGACGAGACGATCGACCCGCAGCGCCCTCGGGTGCCGCTGGACAGCACCGGTTACAGCCTGGTCGCTGATCTGGAACGGCCCGGGCAACATTTATTGTGGTCATTGCTGCCGCCACTCGGCGCGACGATTGTGGTGCTGATGCTGCTGACCGCGTACTTCTTCCGTCACGCCTTGCGATCATCGCAGTACGTCGACCAGAGTTTTGCCGTCATGCAAACCTCAAATCAAGCACTGGAAAACGCCAACCGGGAGCTGGAAGCCAGCGAAGAACGCTTTCGCGCGGTGGCCGAAGCGGCTTCGGACTGGATCTGGGAAGTCGATCGCGACCTGGCGCTGACGTACCTGTCGGCGCGCTTCAGCGAAGTGACCGGTTACCCGCAAACCCTGTGGCTGGGGCAAGACATCGGCCAGTTGCTGTTTTGCGACACCACGCCACTGGAACTGTGGCTGAAGAAACTCACCGAAGAAAACAGCGCCAGCGATTTACGCTGCACCTACCGTGACCACGCCGGCCAGCAACGCCACTGTCGACTGTCCGCCCGGCCGATCTTCGCCAAATACGCGGTCATCGGCTATCGCGGCACCGCCAGCGACATTACCGACGAAGTCGCCGCCCATGCGCAGATCCAGCATTTGTCGATGCACGACGCCCTCACCGGCCTGCCCAATCGCAACAAACTCGCGCGTTATCTGGATGAAGCGCTGCTGCTCAAGGAACACGCGCCGCCACTGTCGTTGCTGATGATCGACCTCGATAACTTCAAACCGATCAACGATTCACTTGGCCATCCGGCCGGTGATGCCGTATTGCAGGAAGTCGCTGTGCGCCTGCGTGAATGCACCCGCGAGCATGACATCGTCGCGCGACTGGGCGGCGACGAATTCATCGTGGTGCTCAACGGCATGGACAGTCCGCACGAAATCGACAAATTCTGCACCCGTCTGATCGGCAGCCTGCATCAACCGGTGGTCTTCGAGCATCATCCGCTGCATATCGGCGCCAGCATCGGCATCGCGCTCAGCCGACGCCACGGGTATGTGCCCAGCGATCTGATCCGTTATGCCGACATCGCTCTGTATCAGGCCAAATCCGAGGGCAAGAACACTTGGTGTTATTTCGAAGCGCACATGAGCGATCAGATCCAGACGCGCCGGCAGATGGAGGATGACTTGCGTCACGCGCTCAAACACAACGAATTCATCCTGCACTATCAGCCGCGCTACAAGGTCGATGGCAAGCACATCGTTTCGGTCGAAGCGCTGGTGCGCTGGCAACACCCGACCAAGGGCTTGCTGGGTCCGGACTTGTTCATTCCCTTGGCAGAGCAGACCGACCTGATCGTCCCGCTCGGTCGCTGGGTGCTGCGCGAAGCCTGCGAAACCGCGCTGGGCTGGCCGGAGGATATTCTGCTCTCGGTCAATCTGTCGCCGGCGCAGTTTGCCGTCAGCGATGTGGTCGAGGATGTTCGCGAAGTGCTGGTGCAAACCCGCTTCCCGGCCAGTCGCCTGGAGCTGGAGATTACCGAGAACGTAATGCTCAATGATACCGACGGCGCCCTGACCACGATGAATGCCCTGAAAGAACTCGGCGTGCGCCTGAACATGGACGACTTCGGCACCGGGTACTCTTCGCTCGGCTACCTGCGCGCCTATCCGTTCGACGGGATCAAGATCGACAAGCGCTTCATTGCCTCTATCAGCAGCGGCACCAATGATCGCGCGGTGGTGCAGGCGATCATCGGCCTGGGCAAAGCCATGGGCCTGACCGTGACCGCCGAAGGCGTCGAGACCGAAGAGCAGCTGGATATTCTCGGGGTCGATCAATGTAACGAAGTGCAGGGTTACTTCATGAGCCGGCCGATCGACAAAGCAGCCTTTGCGCGGTTGCTACAAGATTCCAGAAGCGCCACCCTGAAAGCGAAAAAGGGTCGCGTGACTTGA
- the ppk2 gene encoding polyphosphate kinase 2 — MAKDKKNAAKAPESPKLKNKDYLEQLRKLHVELVKLQEWVIAKGVKVCIVFEGRDGAGKGGTIKALTERVSPRVFRVVALPAPTDREKSQMYVQRYLPYLPAGGEVVIFDRSWYNRAGVERVMGFCTDEQADKFLKSVPWVEHAIVQSGVILLKYWLEVSPEEQTRRLEARINDGRKTWKLTPMDLKSYSRWYDYSRARDDMFKYTDTEHAPWRVADSNDKRRARLNIITDVLSSIPYEDVKREKVELPKRQKPGKYRDPDYPYRRVAEKF; from the coding sequence ATGGCAAAAGACAAAAAGAACGCCGCCAAGGCGCCTGAAAGTCCCAAGTTGAAAAACAAGGATTACCTTGAGCAGTTGCGCAAGCTGCACGTCGAACTGGTCAAGTTGCAGGAGTGGGTGATCGCCAAGGGCGTCAAGGTCTGCATTGTCTTCGAAGGGCGTGATGGCGCCGGCAAGGGTGGCACGATCAAGGCACTGACCGAACGCGTCAGCCCGCGTGTCTTCCGCGTGGTGGCGCTGCCGGCGCCGACCGATCGCGAGAAAAGCCAGATGTATGTGCAGCGTTATTTGCCTTATCTGCCAGCGGGCGGTGAAGTGGTGATCTTCGACCGCAGTTGGTACAACCGCGCTGGCGTCGAACGGGTGATGGGCTTCTGTACGGACGAGCAGGCTGACAAGTTTCTCAAGTCCGTTCCGTGGGTCGAACACGCCATCGTCCAGTCCGGGGTGATCCTGCTCAAGTATTGGCTGGAAGTCAGTCCCGAAGAGCAGACCCGCCGGCTTGAGGCGCGCATCAACGACGGACGCAAGACCTGGAAACTGACACCGATGGATCTTAAGTCCTACAGTCGCTGGTACGACTACTCACGGGCACGGGATGACATGTTCAAGTACACCGACACCGAACACGCGCCGTGGCGGGTGGCCGATTCCAACGACAAGCGCCGTGCACGGCTGAACATCATCACCGATGTGCTCAGTAGCATTCCTTATGAGGATGTGAAACGCGAGAAGGTCGAATTGCCCAAACGGCAGAAACCGGGCAAATACCGGGATCCGGATTATCCATACCGGCGCGTGGCCGAGAAGTTCTGA
- a CDS encoding TonB-dependent receptor family protein: protein MPASKSLPAALLGLALACPAMAETQGLELGQVLISADEQSVSDASVEEAKTRLEQVPGGTNVVDMRQPLQGRVASNQDVLAYQPGVYAQSAGNEGVKISVRGSGINRAPGAHASGLYTMLDGLPLTGPGGTPYELLEPLWVDHVEVLRGANGFDRGSLALGGAIDYVSHTGYTAPKLQVRYATGSHGYQQRQVSSGQVLGDFDYYVSLTDSNADGYQDHTASESKGLIANFGYRFNPNLETRFYIRYRETDNDLAGRVTKHSIEHSPRAANPSYVARDDSRKQPGSTFIGNKTTYYIDDDSSIQTGLVYHDYPMDLREGPNRLKVAYTDVSGTFDYKRRDTIFGMESRSNVGLRVTKHLPNDGASEFVRIPTGNTASYVPGTRMRNFTYQGSDTVLHFGNDLEIADDLWLTTGLAAIYTRRESAVTYPQSGGKTSMNDWDYAPRLGLRYQITPDLQVFGNLSRSVEAPHPWSLIYSSNVRFPAGNGAATGTQKDPIKLQNQTATTLELGGRGDSAVGEWSLAWYYAQVRHELLSVLPDPNAVTPYELNASPTVHQGIEASLNSKLWSAADGRQLSLRQAYTFSDFHYRDDDRFGDNRLPGLPMHYYQGELRYDWPLGFFAAVNTQLVSKVAVDYANSYYADPYALFGATLGYNAPKGDWQGWVDMRNLTNKHYAATVTPGYDDKGLDAARSTPGEGMGVYVGVSWSLL, encoded by the coding sequence ATGCCCGCGTCCAAATCACTGCCCGCCGCCCTGCTCGGCTTGGCCCTCGCCTGCCCGGCAATGGCCGAGACTCAAGGTCTGGAATTGGGGCAAGTGCTGATTTCGGCCGACGAGCAAAGCGTTTCAGACGCGAGCGTCGAAGAAGCCAAAACCCGCCTCGAACAGGTGCCCGGCGGCACCAACGTGGTCGACATGCGTCAGCCATTGCAGGGCCGGGTGGCGAGCAATCAGGATGTGCTGGCTTATCAGCCCGGGGTTTATGCGCAGTCGGCGGGCAACGAAGGCGTGAAGATCTCGGTGCGCGGCTCGGGCATCAACCGCGCGCCGGGCGCGCATGCGTCGGGGCTGTATACGATGCTCGACGGCCTGCCTCTGACTGGCCCGGGCGGCACGCCGTATGAATTGCTCGAACCGCTGTGGGTCGATCACGTTGAAGTACTACGCGGCGCCAACGGCTTTGATCGCGGTTCGCTGGCCTTGGGCGGCGCCATCGACTACGTCAGCCACACCGGTTACACCGCGCCGAAACTGCAGGTGCGCTACGCCACCGGCAGCCACGGCTATCAGCAGCGCCAGGTCAGTTCCGGGCAAGTGCTCGGCGATTTCGATTACTACGTGTCGCTCACCGATTCCAACGCCGACGGCTATCAGGATCACACCGCCAGCGAGAGCAAAGGCCTGATCGCCAACTTCGGCTATCGTTTCAACCCGAACCTGGAAACCCGCTTCTATATCCGCTACCGCGAAACCGACAACGACCTCGCCGGCCGAGTGACCAAGCATTCGATCGAACACTCGCCTCGGGCGGCGAATCCATCCTATGTGGCGCGCGATGACAGCCGCAAACAGCCGGGCAGCACGTTCATCGGCAACAAGACCACCTATTACATCGACGACGATTCGAGCATCCAGACCGGCCTCGTTTACCACGACTACCCGATGGACCTGCGTGAAGGCCCGAACCGCTTGAAGGTCGCCTACACCGACGTCAGCGGCACCTTCGATTACAAACGCCGCGATACGATTTTCGGCATGGAAAGCCGCAGCAATGTCGGCTTGCGCGTGACCAAACATTTGCCCAACGACGGCGCCAGCGAGTTCGTGCGCATCCCCACCGGCAACACCGCCAGCTACGTGCCGGGCACGCGCATGCGCAACTTCACCTATCAGGGTTCCGACACCGTTCTGCACTTTGGCAACGATCTGGAAATCGCCGACGACCTCTGGCTGACTACCGGCCTCGCCGCCATCTACACCCGCCGCGAAAGCGCTGTGACCTACCCACAGAGCGGCGGCAAAACCAGCATGAACGACTGGGACTACGCACCGCGCCTTGGCCTGCGCTACCAGATCACCCCGGATCTGCAGGTGTTCGGCAACCTCAGCCGCTCGGTTGAGGCGCCGCATCCGTGGTCGTTGATTTACAGCTCCAACGTGCGTTTCCCGGCGGGCAACGGAGCTGCGACCGGTACGCAGAAAGACCCGATCAAACTGCAGAACCAGACCGCGACCACACTGGAACTGGGCGGCCGTGGCGACAGCGCCGTCGGCGAATGGAGCCTGGCGTGGTACTACGCGCAAGTACGGCATGAATTGTTGTCGGTGTTGCCGGATCCCAACGCTGTCACACCGTATGAGCTCAACGCCAGCCCGACCGTGCACCAAGGCATCGAAGCGAGCCTCAACAGCAAACTCTGGTCGGCCGCCGATGGCCGTCAGTTGAGCTTGCGTCAGGCGTATACCTTCAGCGATTTCCACTATCGCGATGATGATCGTTTTGGTGACAACCGCTTGCCGGGGTTGCCGATGCATTACTACCAGGGCGAATTGCGTTACGACTGGCCGCTGGGTTTCTTTGCGGCGGTGAATACGCAACTGGTGTCCAAAGTTGCGGTGGATTACGCCAACAGTTACTACGCCGATCCTTACGCACTGTTCGGCGCGACGCTGGGGTACAACGCGCCGAAGGGTGACTGGCAGGGTTGGGTGGATATGCGCAATTTGACCAACAAGCACTACGCGGCGACGGTCACGCCGGGGTATGACGACAAAGGCCTGGATGCCGCACGGTCGACGCCGGGTGAAGGGATGGGGGTTTATGTCGGGGTTTCGTGGAGTCTGCTCTGA
- the sseB gene encoding enhanced serine sensitivity protein SseB has protein sequence MDTQPENLLEKSLKLAADEPAHRPEFFNTLLNSNVYILGTAGEADGHVNLQAGSNISIAHWQKPDGTPVIPFFSSLQTLQQSIDSEQSYLEIPARSLFEITLGALLCLNPKSPYGKEFFPQEVHNLLADAVGQTATQRTVEKETKVLLGQPTEYPSQMVHSLAQLLAKHSNVKRAFLALMHDTSQGEKPHLIVGIEADGDIDRVMREAGNVAGDTAPQGEPVDLCRVSPGEAGLSDYFLRETTPFYERKWGNKLRSFLGFGKA, from the coding sequence ATGGATACCCAACCAGAAAACCTGCTGGAAAAAAGCCTCAAACTGGCCGCCGACGAACCGGCACATCGTCCCGAGTTTTTCAACACCCTGTTGAATTCGAACGTTTACATTCTCGGCACCGCCGGAGAGGCAGACGGCCACGTCAATCTCCAAGCCGGCAGCAACATCAGCATCGCCCATTGGCAAAAACCGGACGGCACACCGGTCATCCCGTTTTTCTCGTCACTGCAAACACTGCAACAGTCCATCGACAGCGAGCAGTCCTACCTCGAGATACCCGCCCGATCGTTGTTCGAAATCACACTGGGCGCCCTGCTCTGTCTGAATCCGAAGTCGCCGTACGGCAAAGAGTTTTTCCCGCAAGAGGTGCACAATTTGCTCGCCGATGCCGTTGGCCAGACCGCCACGCAACGCACGGTCGAGAAAGAAACCAAGGTGTTGCTCGGCCAGCCCACCGAATACCCATCCCAAATGGTCCACTCGCTCGCGCAATTGCTCGCCAAGCATTCCAATGTGAAGCGCGCGTTTCTCGCATTGATGCATGACACCTCGCAGGGTGAAAAACCGCACTTGATCGTGGGTATCGAGGCGGACGGCGATATTGACCGTGTTATGCGTGAGGCGGGGAATGTTGCCGGAGATACCGCGCCGCAGGGAGAGCCGGTTGATTTGTGCCGGGTGTCCCCAGGTGAAGCCGGCCTGAGTGATTACTTTCTCAGGGAAACCACGCCCTTCTATGAGCGCAAGTGGGGCAATAAACTGCGTTCTTTCCTGGGGTTTGGTAAAGCGTGA
- a CDS encoding DUF695 domain-containing protein — protein MNDVKPDNRNTLNRAWPLFLLLASTALLNTGCSHPPPPIERDPCLDEGPSHSAAYDDCVVDRNDERAAALNAILGNGPDLYPQMRLAEPGEDTFQASDYPDIPSPMSYRTARSISATEQQALLFKMRVRWNYTSRKLLPRPRDLVRMNEMEALLLSAAADDGLAKWVCTVTGEHRREWIFYARSDTDFMNRMQALLAPSGPYPVEWSGRKEPARNAERANSADPSGEIRITPKRCLE, from the coding sequence GTGAATGACGTTAAACCCGACAATCGAAACACCCTGAATCGCGCTTGGCCGCTGTTTTTGCTGCTGGCATCGACAGCTCTGCTTAACACGGGCTGCTCCCATCCTCCGCCGCCGATCGAACGCGACCCCTGCCTGGATGAAGGCCCAAGCCACAGTGCCGCTTACGATGACTGCGTGGTTGACCGTAATGACGAACGCGCTGCTGCACTCAATGCCATTCTTGGCAATGGCCCAGATCTTTACCCGCAAATGCGCCTCGCCGAGCCGGGCGAGGACACTTTTCAGGCGTCCGACTATCCGGACATCCCCAGCCCCATGAGTTACCGGACTGCTCGCTCAATTTCCGCGACGGAGCAGCAGGCGCTGCTGTTCAAGATGAGAGTCCGCTGGAATTACACCTCCAGGAAACTCCTGCCGCGACCTCGTGATCTTGTACGCATGAATGAGATGGAGGCCCTTTTACTGTCGGCCGCGGCGGATGACGGGCTCGCGAAGTGGGTGTGCACGGTCACTGGAGAACACCGTCGGGAGTGGATCTTCTACGCCCGAAGTGACACTGATTTCATGAACCGGATGCAGGCGCTGCTGGCACCGAGCGGACCTTATCCTGTCGAATGGAGCGGTCGTAAAGAGCCTGCGCGCAATGCCGAGAGGGCCAATAGTGCCGACCCGTCCGGAGAAATCCGCATTACCCCGAAACGGTGTTTGGAGTGA
- the msrA gene encoding peptide-methionine (S)-S-oxide reductase MsrA has translation MTTQTETAILAGGCFWGMQDLLRRYPGVLQTRVGYSGGDVPNATYRNHGDHAEAIEITFDPAVISYRQILEFFFQIHDPSTPNRQGNDLGRSYRSAIYYLSEEQRDVAEDTAADVDASKLWPGRVVTEIEPAGPFWEAEPEHQDYLERIPNGYTCHFIRPNWKLPKRG, from the coding sequence ATGACCACTCAAACCGAAACCGCCATCCTCGCTGGCGGCTGCTTCTGGGGCATGCAGGATCTGCTGCGGCGTTATCCCGGTGTGTTGCAGACCCGCGTCGGTTACAGCGGCGGCGATGTGCCGAACGCCACTTATCGCAACCATGGCGATCACGCCGAAGCCATCGAAATCACCTTCGATCCGGCGGTGATCAGCTATCGACAGATCCTCGAGTTTTTCTTCCAGATCCACGACCCGAGCACGCCAAACCGTCAGGGCAATGATCTCGGTCGCAGCTATCGCTCGGCGATTTACTACCTCAGCGAAGAACAGCGCGATGTCGCTGAAGACACGGCTGCCGATGTCGACGCCTCAAAACTGTGGCCGGGCCGCGTGGTGACTGAAATCGAACCGGCGGGGCCGTTCTGGGAAGCGGAGCCGGAGCATCAGGATTACCTTGAGCGCATTCCGAATGGCTACACCTGCCATTTCATTCGGCCGAACTGGAAGCTGCCGAAGCGCGGGTGA